A single window of Bacteroidia bacterium DNA harbors:
- a CDS encoding beta-lactamase family protein, which translates to MKAQRLIRIVVGIVAILSLLHLIFWLTDTTYIYKALIFNYADIDDYKIFHNRTIKAKSPEPLPVRKNKNISPSLQKLHDSLKTVAFLVVKNDTIVYEQYAKPYHEHALSNSFSMAKSVVSILVGIAYKEGLIKSLDTPVHEYLPEFKEGDKAKITIRHCLMMASGLNFQERYNSPFNHTTESYYGTDLRKLVRKLKVIHTPGTVHRYKGSDPLILSFILNKVTGKTVSEYMSEKLWTPIHAVDDALWSLDKENGDEKSYCCINSNARDFARIGLLYLHKGNWKGKQIVDTQYVEQSLTPLPIPDEKGNKAEYYGYMWWLMSYKNQSVFYARGILGQLIIVIPSKNIVIVRLGEKIGKKDGIHPIIIKKMIDEVLEW; encoded by the coding sequence ATGAAAGCGCAAAGACTTATTCGGATTGTAGTAGGAATTGTAGCAATATTGAGCTTACTGCATCTCATTTTTTGGTTGACGGACACAACCTATATCTACAAGGCACTTATTTTTAACTATGCAGATATTGACGACTATAAAATTTTTCATAATCGTACTATAAAAGCAAAATCACCTGAACCTTTACCTGTTCGTAAGAACAAAAATATATCACCTTCGTTACAAAAGCTTCATGACTCTCTTAAAACAGTTGCCTTTTTGGTAGTTAAAAATGATACCATTGTTTATGAGCAGTATGCAAAGCCTTATCATGAGCATGCTTTATCTAATTCCTTTTCTATGGCTAAAAGCGTAGTTAGTATTTTAGTAGGTATTGCTTACAAAGAAGGTCTAATCAAAAGTTTAGATACACCTGTACATGAGTATTTACCTGAATTCAAAGAAGGGGATAAAGCCAAAATTACCATTCGCCACTGTTTAATGATGGCATCAGGACTTAATTTTCAAGAACGATACAACAGTCCTTTTAATCATACTACTGAATCTTATTACGGTACAGATTTACGCAAATTGGTACGAAAATTAAAAGTCATTCATACGCCTGGTACTGTACATCGCTACAAAGGTTCTGATCCTTTAATTTTATCATTTATTTTGAATAAAGTTACAGGTAAAACCGTTAGCGAATATATGAGCGAAAAATTATGGACCCCTATCCATGCCGTTGATGATGCTTTGTGGAGCTTAGATAAAGAAAACGGCGATGAAAAATCATACTGTTGTATCAATAGCAATGCTCGGGATTTTGCCCGAATTGGACTGCTTTATCTACATAAAGGAAATTGGAAAGGTAAGCAAATTGTAGATACTCAATATGTTGAACAATCGCTAACTCCTTTACCTATACCTGATGAAAAGGGAAACAAAGCCGAATATTACGGCTATATGTGGTGGTTGATGTCATATAAAAACCAGTCTGTATTCTATGCTCGTGGGATATTAGGTCAATTGATTATTGTTATTCCTTCCAAAAACATTGTAATAGTTAGACTAGGAGAAAAAATTGGAAAAAAAGACGGAATTCATCCCATAATCATCAAAAAAATGATTGACGAGGTATTAGAATGGTAA